One stretch of Cottoperca gobio unplaced genomic scaffold, fCotGob3.1 fCotGob3_316arrow_ctg1, whole genome shotgun sequence DNA includes these proteins:
- the tppp3 gene encoding tubulin polymerization-promoting protein family member 3 produces MEQLLTSFKRFAVHGDTKATGKELNGKNWAKLCKDCKIIDGKNVSGTDVDIVFSKVKQKTSRVITYEEFQRALEELAPKRFKGESKEEALESIFKLVEGREPTNAGVTKVAKAPALDRLTDASRYTGSHKERFDGSGRGKGREGREELVEKTGYVGAYKNAGTYDNKMKTEK; encoded by the exons ATGGAGCAGCTCCTGACGTCTTTTAAGAGGTTTGCTGTCCATGGAGACACGAAGGCCACAGGGAAGGAGCTGAACGGGAAGAACTGGGCCAAACTGTGCAAAGACTGCAAGATCATTGACGGCAAGAACGTCTCCGGCACCGACGTGGACATCGTCTTCTCCAAAGTCAA GCAGAAGACGTCTCGGGTCATCACCTACGAGGAGTTTCAGAGAGCTCTGGAGGAGTTGGCCCCGAAGAGGTTCAAAGGCGAAAGTAAAGAAGAGGCGCTGGAGTCCATCTTCAAACTAGTGGAAGGCCGAGAGCCCACCAACGCTGGAGTGACG AAAGTGGCAAAGGCGCCGGCGTTGGACCGGCTGACTGACGCGTCCCGTTACACTGGCTCACACAAGGAGCGCTTCGACGGCAGCGGCCGGGGCAAAGGTCGCGAGGGCCGCGAGGAGCTGGTGGAGAAAACGGGCTACGTCGGAGCGTACAAGAACGCCGGCACGTACGACAACAAGATGAAGACGGAGAAATAA